One genomic window of Scatophagus argus isolate fScaArg1 chromosome 16, fScaArg1.pri, whole genome shotgun sequence includes the following:
- the LOC124073511 gene encoding uncharacterized protein LOC124073511, whose product MDSFVIDTLTEWQLTDFIERFKEEEIDEESFRLLDEATINQLIPRAGPRLKFLKQFRGLVEPTVVPAIPATSSDATSTSTPPTPMEEQAAAVVPVNQLIQTIHIIPQFDVRQILTGLPDGKQIVESLDDDDVITTSQRCLLVRILVSHLIEKFGENPTTETKKALALGLVQSFPSLKDSSSSGSEIWYTPGRNHRPATGFLEERLRNIRKRLRLPSRSRSAAQTPPQMPGGSALAKT is encoded by the exons ATGGACAGCTTTGTCATTGACACTTTGACAGAGTGGCAGCTGACAGACTTTATAGAAAGATTTAAAG aGGAGGAGATTGATGAGGAGAGTTTTCGTCTTTTAGATGAGGCTACCATCAACCAGTTGATCCCAAGAGCTGGCCCTAGGCTCAAGTTCCTCAAACAATTTAGAGGACTT GTTGAACCTACTGTTGTACCTGCTATCCCAGCTACAAGCTCTGATGCCACATCAACTTCCACGCCTCCAACCCCCATGGAGGaacaagcagcagctgtggtaCCAGTGAATCAGCTGATACAGACGATACACATCATTCCACAGTTT GATGTTCGGCAGATTCTTACAGGCTTACCTGATGGCAAGCAAATTGTTGAGAgccttgatgatgatgatgtcatcacaaCTAGCCAGAGATGTCTCCTCGTCCGTATCCTGGTGTCGCACCTCATTGAGAAGTTTGGAGAGAA tcCTACGACAGAGACCAAAAAGGCCCTGGCATTGGGTTTGGTTCAGTCATTTCCCAGTTTGAAAGACTCATCAAGCAGTGgcagt GAAATATGGTACACCCCAGGACGGAACCACCGGCCAGCCACAGGATTCCTGGAGGAAAGGCTGCGGAACATCAGGAAAAGGCTGAGATTACCCAGCAGATCGCGGAGCGCGGCACAGACACCGCCCCAAATGCCAGGAGGTAGCGCTCTTGCgaaaacttaa
- the LOC124073920 gene encoding serine/threonine-protein kinase pim-1-like, producing the protein MSNNNSEPLSDTKKESLKKNLKRKVREGEDGLSKTKRRRLNYNQAEKESGSASSADTGNGSSSTQSSRCGTTVEDVSKRTGKRKAAADEEEPCAKRRKGRPTMKDLIDSRRAEFEAKYQQENHLGEGGCGCVFAGYRKEDHLPVAIKHIAKDKVLCKERRNGKELSAEVAVMLKLQAGRTGLMEESAPVSLLDWYDLDQELILVLERPMPCMDLLNYIRTNRGHLQEDKAKIILKQLVDAANELEDKRIFHRDIKPENILIETSSDVPRVRVIDFGLSCFFKKTSVYRVFCGTPQHVPPEWYSHYTYRPGPTTVWQMGVVLYELLHRTVRFDTTGFLKHELPISDELSRDCQDFLQKCLNTSYMLRPTLKELQLHPWLR; encoded by the exons ATGTCAAATAACAACTCTGAACCCCTGAGCGACACTAAGAAGGAATCGCTCAAGAAGAActtgaagagaaaagtcagagaaggtgaagatggactctcaaagacaaagaggagaagactgaACTACAACCAGGCTGAGAAGGAATCAGGATCGGCCTCGTCTGCGGACACTGGCAATG ggagcagcagcacacagtccaGTAGGTGCGGTACAACAGTGGAGGATGTGAGCAAGAGGACTGGAAAGAGGAAGGCTGCCGCTGATGAAGAAGAACCCTGCGCAAAGAGAAGGAAGGGCCGGCCAACCATGAAGGATTTGATAGATTCCCGAAGAG ctgAATTTGAGGCCAAATACCAGCAGGAGAATCATCTCGGTGAAggaggctgtggatgtgtgtttgctggctaCCGCAAAGAAGATCATTTACCT GTTGCCATCAAACACAtagcaaaagacaaagtgttgtgcAAAGAG AGACGAAATGGGAAAGAACTCTCAGCTGAGGTGGCTGTGATGTTAAAACTCCAAGCTGGAAGAACTGGATTAATGGAGGAATCAGCACCCGTGTCACTCCTGGACTGGTATGATCTGGACCAGGAGCTCATCCTGGTGCTGGAAAGACCAATGCCATGTATGGaccttttaaattacatcaggacaaacagaggCCACTTACAGGAGGACAAGGCAAAG ATCATACTTAAACAGTTGGTTGATGCAGCAAATGAACTGGAGGATAAGCGCATCTTTCATCGGGATATCAAACCGGAAAACATCCTGATTGAGACCAGCTCAGATGTGCCGCGTGTTCGTGTCATTGACTTTGGACTGAGCTGTTtcttcaagaaaacatcagtttacCGTGTCTTCTGTG GTACCCCCCAACACGTCCCTCCGGAGTGGTACAGTCATTATACCTACAGGCCCGGCCCCACCACAGTGTGGCAGATGGGAGTGGTCTTATatgagctgctccacagaacAGTCCGATTTGATACCACAGGTTTCCTCAAACATGAGCTGCCAATCAGCGATGAGCTGTCCAGAG attGCCAGGATTTCTTACAGAAGTGTTTAAACACATCCTACATGCTGCGACCTACCCTGAAGGAGCTCCAGCTTCACCCATGGCTCAGATAA